The DNA segment CTTCGGGCTCGACGCCGCCGGGATCGACCTCTCCGCGCGCGCCGCCGACCTGGCGTCGCGCCGCTACCCCGGCGTCCTCTGGCTGGTCGCCAACGCCGACCGCGAACTGCCGCTCGCCGACGCCTCCGTGCACCTCGCGCTCTCGGTCACCGCGCGCCGCAACCCGCGGGAGTGCGCGCGCGTGCTCATCCCCGGCGGCCGCCTGATCGTCGCCCTCCCGGCCGCGGACGACCAGGCGGAGCTGCGCGCGGCCGCCCTCGGCACGGCGAGCGCCGAGGACCGCGTG comes from the bacterium genome and includes:
- a CDS encoding methyltransferase domain-containing protein, with product FGLDAAGIDLSARAADLASRRYPGVLWLVANADRELPLADASVHLALSVTARRNPRECARVLIPGGRLIVALPAADDQAELRAAALGTASAEDRVERVIDEHAGLFVPRGRRTARERRLFTPAQLADLLLATYRGGRRGRRERATALEHLAVTLSHEIVVFEPAVP